The proteins below come from a single Myxocyprinus asiaticus isolate MX2 ecotype Aquarium Trade chromosome 28, UBuf_Myxa_2, whole genome shotgun sequence genomic window:
- the LOC127419342 gene encoding high mobility group protein B2-like, whose product MVKGDVNKPKGKTSAYAYFVQTCRDEHKRKSPDVPVNFSEFSKKCSERWKTLNASEKSKFEDMAKVDKVRYDKEMKSYVPPKGVGKTGRKKKDPNAPKRPPSAFFVFCSEFRPTVRSENPNLSIGEIAKKLGELWSRQSSKDRVPYEQKAMKLREKYEKDVAAYRAGGGAADKRGPGRPTGSAKKVQVDDDDGGRREDDEEVDEDDDDEDDDEDDE is encoded by the exons ATGGTGAAGGGAGACGTTAATAAACCCAAAGGAAAGACGTCTGCGTACGCTTACTTCGTCCAGACCTGTCGCGATGAACACAAGCGCAAGAGTCCCGACGTGCCGGTCAACTTCTCGGAGTTCTCCAAGAAATGCTCAGAGAGATGGAAG ACCCTGAACGCTTCAGAGAAGAGCAAGTTTGAAGACATGGCGAAAGTAGATAAAGTACGTTACGACAAGGAGATGAAGTCTTACGTGCCGCCCAAAGGTGTCGGAAAGACGGGCAGAAAGAAGAAAGACCCCAACGCCCCGAAACGGCCCCC ATCTGCGTTCTTCGTCTTTTGCTCTGAATTTCGGCCGACGGTGAGGAGCGAGAACCCCAATCTGTCCATCGGAGAGATCGCGAAGAAGCTGGGAGAGTTGTGGTCTAGGCAGAGCAGCAAAGACCGCGTACCCTACGAACAGAAGGCCATGAAACTGCGTGAGAAATACGAGAAG GACGTCGCGGCATACCGCGCAGGGGGCGGAGCTGCGGATAAGAGGGGGCCGGGTCGACCCACAGGCTCGGCTAAAAAAGTCCAGgtagatgatgatgatggaggGAGGAGGGAGGATGATGAAGAGGTGgacgaggatgatgatgatgaggatgatgacgaGGACGACGAatag